One segment of Poecile atricapillus isolate bPoeAtr1 chromosome 5, bPoeAtr1.hap1, whole genome shotgun sequence DNA contains the following:
- the LOC131579427 gene encoding leucine-zipper-like transcriptional regulator 1 homolog isoform X1: MLVLSMKGRAARGAWEAAGAQQPRPRDRYKHACAACRGFVYLYGGRGSTTLSDFWRYHTVKNEWEMLDCSRDGPEELEEHSMVAYKGSLYIFGGMVDSAFTQAKTPLWIYDIVIRGNLLEERKASEYILKEKASYYSQYLPVEIGNELFNIDSARWTESCNEPAETESSAPANRKGHSAVVYHSSMYIYGGYFGIKGISQEFWEFHFDTRKWLCVSSPCHSSGPGARHGHSAVVYHTAMYLFGGLMGLTEQRDLWRWDFGSSSWSSIRTSQGPPPLVGHASIVCKDSMLIFGGGISNSSPNDDLWKYHFHTQTWKKLSSTTKGNFSPKMYHCILGIGADFQTTSDFIDTFPTHCESEQKDHPQLVPIPRHFGFCSYFCPQTTERSNAIEMKTFSLPLEPAEFPAFQTTSEAGLGPNRDRSCLSKDKSLHLLACSGEALAAAQALGEEERTSCGCAATGGESSCTNTLLLIGGKPLSSFSDISFRQMEFDCL; this comes from the exons ATGCTGGTTCTCAGCATGAAAGGCAGAGCTGCCCGCGGTGCGTGGGAAGCGGCGGGCGCGCAGCAGCCGCGTCCCCGTGACCGCTACAAACACgcctgtgctgcctgcagagggTTTGTTTATCTCTACGGAGGGCGCGGCAGCACCACGCTGAGCGACTTCTGGAGGTACCACACAG TGAAAAATGAATGGGAAATGTTGGATTGCTCAAGAGATGGTCCAGAAGAACTGGAAGAACATTCAATGGTGGCTTATAAG GGCAGCCTGTATATTTTTGGTGGGATGGTGGATTCTGCTTTCACACAAGCAAAAACTCCTCTCTGGATATATGACATTG TTATCAGAGGTAACCtgctggaagaaagaaaagcctcagaatatattttaaaggagAAAGCATCTTATTACTCCCAGTACTTACCAGTGGAAATTGGAAATGAGCTGTTCAACATAG ATTCTGCAAGATGGACAGAGAGCTGCAACGAACCAGCAGAGACGGAG AGCTCTGCACCAGCTAACAGAAAAGGTCACAGTGCAGTCGTGTACCATTCCAGCATGTACATTTATGGGGGATACTTTGGCATCAAAGGCATTTCTCAGGAGTTTTGGGAATTCCATTTTG atacAAGGAAGTGGTTGTGTGTCTCCAGCCCCTGTCACAGCAGCGGCCCCGGAGCTCGGCACGGCCACTCAGCAGTGGTTTATCACACAGCCATGTACCTCTTTGGGGGGCTGATGGGGCTCACTGAACAGAGGGACTTGTGGAGGTGGGactttggaagcagcagctggtcCAGCATCAGAACAAG CCAAGGACCTCCTCCGCTGGTAGGTCATGCTTCAATAGTCTGCAAAGACTCTATGCTGATTTTTGGTGGAGGGATTTCAAATTCCAGCCCTAATGATGACCTCTGGAAGTATCATTTCCATACACAGACTTGGAAGAAGCTCAGTAGTACTACAAAGGGAAACTTTTCTCCCAAAATGTATCACTGCATCTTAGGAATTGGTGCAGATTTCCAAACTACCTCAGATTTCATTGATACATTCCCCACTCACTGCGAGAGTGAGCAGAAGGACCATCCCCAGCTGGTGCCCATCCCGAGGCACTTTGGCTTTTGCAGCTACTTCTGCCCACAGACCACAGAGCGGAGCAATGCCATTGAAATGAAAACCTTCAGCCTGCCCCTGGAGCCAGCAGAATTCCCTGCCTTCCAGACCACCTCAGAGGCAGGACTAGGCCCAAACAGAGACAGGAGCTGTTTGTCCAAGGACAAATCTCTCCATCTGTTGGCTTGTTCGGGAGAGGCTTTAGCTGCTGCTCAGGCTCTGGGTGAAGAGGAGAGAACCAGCTGTGGGTGTGCGGCCACAGGGGGTGAGAGCAGCTGTACCAACACACTGCTGCTCATCGGGGGCAAACCTTTGTCCAGCTTCTCTGACATCTCCTTCAGGCAAATGGAGTTTGATTGCTTGTGA
- the LOC131579427 gene encoding leucine-zipper-like transcriptional regulator 1 homolog isoform X2 has translation MLVLSMKGRAARGAWEAAGAQQPRPRDRYKHACAACRGFVYLYGGRGSTTLSDFWRYHTVKNEWEMLDCSRDGPEELEEHSMVAYKGSLYIFGGMVDSAFTQAKTPLWIYDIDSARWTESCNEPAETESSAPANRKGHSAVVYHSSMYIYGGYFGIKGISQEFWEFHFDTRKWLCVSSPCHSSGPGARHGHSAVVYHTAMYLFGGLMGLTEQRDLWRWDFGSSSWSSIRTSQGPPPLVGHASIVCKDSMLIFGGGISNSSPNDDLWKYHFHTQTWKKLSSTTKGNFSPKMYHCILGIGADFQTTSDFIDTFPTHCESEQKDHPQLVPIPRHFGFCSYFCPQTTERSNAIEMKTFSLPLEPAEFPAFQTTSEAGLGPNRDRSCLSKDKSLHLLACSGEALAAAQALGEEERTSCGCAATGGESSCTNTLLLIGGKPLSSFSDISFRQMEFDCL, from the exons ATGCTGGTTCTCAGCATGAAAGGCAGAGCTGCCCGCGGTGCGTGGGAAGCGGCGGGCGCGCAGCAGCCGCGTCCCCGTGACCGCTACAAACACgcctgtgctgcctgcagagggTTTGTTTATCTCTACGGAGGGCGCGGCAGCACCACGCTGAGCGACTTCTGGAGGTACCACACAG TGAAAAATGAATGGGAAATGTTGGATTGCTCAAGAGATGGTCCAGAAGAACTGGAAGAACATTCAATGGTGGCTTATAAG GGCAGCCTGTATATTTTTGGTGGGATGGTGGATTCTGCTTTCACACAAGCAAAAACTCCTCTCTGGATATATGACATTG ATTCTGCAAGATGGACAGAGAGCTGCAACGAACCAGCAGAGACGGAG AGCTCTGCACCAGCTAACAGAAAAGGTCACAGTGCAGTCGTGTACCATTCCAGCATGTACATTTATGGGGGATACTTTGGCATCAAAGGCATTTCTCAGGAGTTTTGGGAATTCCATTTTG atacAAGGAAGTGGTTGTGTGTCTCCAGCCCCTGTCACAGCAGCGGCCCCGGAGCTCGGCACGGCCACTCAGCAGTGGTTTATCACACAGCCATGTACCTCTTTGGGGGGCTGATGGGGCTCACTGAACAGAGGGACTTGTGGAGGTGGGactttggaagcagcagctggtcCAGCATCAGAACAAG CCAAGGACCTCCTCCGCTGGTAGGTCATGCTTCAATAGTCTGCAAAGACTCTATGCTGATTTTTGGTGGAGGGATTTCAAATTCCAGCCCTAATGATGACCTCTGGAAGTATCATTTCCATACACAGACTTGGAAGAAGCTCAGTAGTACTACAAAGGGAAACTTTTCTCCCAAAATGTATCACTGCATCTTAGGAATTGGTGCAGATTTCCAAACTACCTCAGATTTCATTGATACATTCCCCACTCACTGCGAGAGTGAGCAGAAGGACCATCCCCAGCTGGTGCCCATCCCGAGGCACTTTGGCTTTTGCAGCTACTTCTGCCCACAGACCACAGAGCGGAGCAATGCCATTGAAATGAAAACCTTCAGCCTGCCCCTGGAGCCAGCAGAATTCCCTGCCTTCCAGACCACCTCAGAGGCAGGACTAGGCCCAAACAGAGACAGGAGCTGTTTGTCCAAGGACAAATCTCTCCATCTGTTGGCTTGTTCGGGAGAGGCTTTAGCTGCTGCTCAGGCTCTGGGTGAAGAGGAGAGAACCAGCTGTGGGTGTGCGGCCACAGGGGGTGAGAGCAGCTGTACCAACACACTGCTGCTCATCGGGGGCAAACCTTTGTCCAGCTTCTCTGACATCTCCTTCAGGCAAATGGAGTTTGATTGCTTGTGA
- the LOC131579427 gene encoding uncharacterized protein LOC131579427 isoform X3 has protein sequence MLVLSMKGRAARGAWEAAGAQQPRPRDRYKHACAACRGFVYLYGGRGSTTLSDFWRYHTDSARWTESCNEPAETESSAPANRKGHSAVVYHSSMYIYGGYFGIKGISQEFWEFHFDTRKWLCVSSPCHSSGPGARHGHSAVVYHTAMYLFGGLMGLTEQRDLWRWDFGSSSWSSIRTSQGPPPLVGHASIVCKDSMLIFGGGISNSSPNDDLWKYHFHTQTWKKLSSTTKGNFSPKMYHCILGIGADFQTTSDFIDTFPTHCESEQKDHPQLVPIPRHFGFCSYFCPQTTERSNAIEMKTFSLPLEPAEFPAFQTTSEAGLGPNRDRSCLSKDKSLHLLACSGEALAAAQALGEEERTSCGCAATGGESSCTNTLLLIGGKPLSSFSDISFRQMEFDCL, from the exons ATGCTGGTTCTCAGCATGAAAGGCAGAGCTGCCCGCGGTGCGTGGGAAGCGGCGGGCGCGCAGCAGCCGCGTCCCCGTGACCGCTACAAACACgcctgtgctgcctgcagagggTTTGTTTATCTCTACGGAGGGCGCGGCAGCACCACGCTGAGCGACTTCTGGAGGTACCACACAG ATTCTGCAAGATGGACAGAGAGCTGCAACGAACCAGCAGAGACGGAG AGCTCTGCACCAGCTAACAGAAAAGGTCACAGTGCAGTCGTGTACCATTCCAGCATGTACATTTATGGGGGATACTTTGGCATCAAAGGCATTTCTCAGGAGTTTTGGGAATTCCATTTTG atacAAGGAAGTGGTTGTGTGTCTCCAGCCCCTGTCACAGCAGCGGCCCCGGAGCTCGGCACGGCCACTCAGCAGTGGTTTATCACACAGCCATGTACCTCTTTGGGGGGCTGATGGGGCTCACTGAACAGAGGGACTTGTGGAGGTGGGactttggaagcagcagctggtcCAGCATCAGAACAAG CCAAGGACCTCCTCCGCTGGTAGGTCATGCTTCAATAGTCTGCAAAGACTCTATGCTGATTTTTGGTGGAGGGATTTCAAATTCCAGCCCTAATGATGACCTCTGGAAGTATCATTTCCATACACAGACTTGGAAGAAGCTCAGTAGTACTACAAAGGGAAACTTTTCTCCCAAAATGTATCACTGCATCTTAGGAATTGGTGCAGATTTCCAAACTACCTCAGATTTCATTGATACATTCCCCACTCACTGCGAGAGTGAGCAGAAGGACCATCCCCAGCTGGTGCCCATCCCGAGGCACTTTGGCTTTTGCAGCTACTTCTGCCCACAGACCACAGAGCGGAGCAATGCCATTGAAATGAAAACCTTCAGCCTGCCCCTGGAGCCAGCAGAATTCCCTGCCTTCCAGACCACCTCAGAGGCAGGACTAGGCCCAAACAGAGACAGGAGCTGTTTGTCCAAGGACAAATCTCTCCATCTGTTGGCTTGTTCGGGAGAGGCTTTAGCTGCTGCTCAGGCTCTGGGTGAAGAGGAGAGAACCAGCTGTGGGTGTGCGGCCACAGGGGGTGAGAGCAGCTGTACCAACACACTGCTGCTCATCGGGGGCAAACCTTTGTCCAGCTTCTCTGACATCTCCTTCAGGCAAATGGAGTTTGATTGCTTGTGA
- the LOC131579427 gene encoding uncharacterized protein LOC131579427 isoform X4, with protein sequence MVDSAFTQAKTPLWIYDIVIRGNLLEERKASEYILKEKASYYSQYLPVEIGNELFNIDSARWTESCNEPAETESSAPANRKGHSAVVYHSSMYIYGGYFGIKGISQEFWEFHFDTRKWLCVSSPCHSSGPGARHGHSAVVYHTAMYLFGGLMGLTEQRDLWRWDFGSSSWSSIRTSQGPPPLVGHASIVCKDSMLIFGGGISNSSPNDDLWKYHFHTQTWKKLSSTTKGNFSPKMYHCILGIGADFQTTSDFIDTFPTHCESEQKDHPQLVPIPRHFGFCSYFCPQTTERSNAIEMKTFSLPLEPAEFPAFQTTSEAGLGPNRDRSCLSKDKSLHLLACSGEALAAAQALGEEERTSCGCAATGGESSCTNTLLLIGGKPLSSFSDISFRQMEFDCL encoded by the exons ATGGTGGATTCTGCTTTCACACAAGCAAAAACTCCTCTCTGGATATATGACATTG TTATCAGAGGTAACCtgctggaagaaagaaaagcctcagaatatattttaaaggagAAAGCATCTTATTACTCCCAGTACTTACCAGTGGAAATTGGAAATGAGCTGTTCAACATAG ATTCTGCAAGATGGACAGAGAGCTGCAACGAACCAGCAGAGACGGAG AGCTCTGCACCAGCTAACAGAAAAGGTCACAGTGCAGTCGTGTACCATTCCAGCATGTACATTTATGGGGGATACTTTGGCATCAAAGGCATTTCTCAGGAGTTTTGGGAATTCCATTTTG atacAAGGAAGTGGTTGTGTGTCTCCAGCCCCTGTCACAGCAGCGGCCCCGGAGCTCGGCACGGCCACTCAGCAGTGGTTTATCACACAGCCATGTACCTCTTTGGGGGGCTGATGGGGCTCACTGAACAGAGGGACTTGTGGAGGTGGGactttggaagcagcagctggtcCAGCATCAGAACAAG CCAAGGACCTCCTCCGCTGGTAGGTCATGCTTCAATAGTCTGCAAAGACTCTATGCTGATTTTTGGTGGAGGGATTTCAAATTCCAGCCCTAATGATGACCTCTGGAAGTATCATTTCCATACACAGACTTGGAAGAAGCTCAGTAGTACTACAAAGGGAAACTTTTCTCCCAAAATGTATCACTGCATCTTAGGAATTGGTGCAGATTTCCAAACTACCTCAGATTTCATTGATACATTCCCCACTCACTGCGAGAGTGAGCAGAAGGACCATCCCCAGCTGGTGCCCATCCCGAGGCACTTTGGCTTTTGCAGCTACTTCTGCCCACAGACCACAGAGCGGAGCAATGCCATTGAAATGAAAACCTTCAGCCTGCCCCTGGAGCCAGCAGAATTCCCTGCCTTCCAGACCACCTCAGAGGCAGGACTAGGCCCAAACAGAGACAGGAGCTGTTTGTCCAAGGACAAATCTCTCCATCTGTTGGCTTGTTCGGGAGAGGCTTTAGCTGCTGCTCAGGCTCTGGGTGAAGAGGAGAGAACCAGCTGTGGGTGTGCGGCCACAGGGGGTGAGAGCAGCTGTACCAACACACTGCTGCTCATCGGGGGCAAACCTTTGTCCAGCTTCTCTGACATCTCCTTCAGGCAAATGGAGTTTGATTGCTTGTGA